Part of the Ignatzschineria larvae DSM 13226 genome, TAATGTCTCTATAAGTTATACTCAAGGAACATTGCTTGATCAGTTTTACCCATCGTTAGGGAATATCTTCTGACAGCATTGTTTTTTGCTTTATAATAACCCCTTAATTTACCTATAAAATGAGTGATTATGTTTAGACCTTTACCGCTTTTTATCGGCTTACGTTATACCGCCGCTAAACGCAAAAATAATTTTATCTCGTTTATCTCTTTTGTCTCAATCGGAGGGATTGCGCTAGGCGTAATGACGATGATTGTGGTGTTATCGGTGATGAATGGTTTCCAAAAAGAGGTGGCTGAACGCAGTATTGCGATGGCTTTTCATAATCAAATTCTCAATGATCGCACAGGTCATATTGCTGAATGGGAAGCATTGATTCCGATAGCAAAAGCAGAGGATAACGTGATTGGGGGTGCGCCTTTTATTGAAGGGCAGGGCTTGATTAATGCCTCAGGATTGATGTTGCCCGTTCAAGTCTATGGTGTTGATCCACAATATGAGGCAGAAGTATCGCCGATTGCAAACACGATTACCATTCAAGATGATAATGGACAGCTGACAGAAGGGACTTTTGATATTCTCTCAACACAACCCTTTGGAGTGATGATTAGCCAAGATATGGCCAATCGCTTAGGGGTGCGTATCGGCGATTATATTTCCCTGATTACCTCGGATATCAATGTCACTGTAGCCGGCGCAACCCCGCGGATGAAGCGCTTGAAAGTGGTGGCGCTCTTTAGAGCCGGCGTGTATGAATATGATATTAGTAATATCTTTGTGAATCTTAAAGATGCAGGGATTCTCTACCGTTTACCGAAAGAGAGTGTGACCGGTGTTCGCTTAAAATTAGCCGAGCCGATGAAAGCGAGAGAAACCGCCTTTTATCTACAAACTAAATTACAAGATCGCGCCCAAATGCAATTGCAACATCAAGGGGGGAATGAGGGTAATAATGCTGAAGAATCTTACTCTGTCTATACGTGGGTGAACCAATTTGCGGCGCTCTTTAAGATGATTGAGATTGAAAAGATCTCGATGTTCCTTATTATGAGTATGATTGTCGCGGTTGCTGTATTTAATGTGGTATCAATGCTCGTAATGGTGGTAACCGAGAAACGTTCAGAGATTGCGATTTTGCGAACTTTAGGTCTACCCCCTCGGAAAATTATGGCGATCTTTATGGTACAAGGCACCTTTATTGGGTTCTTTGGTGCGGTCATTGGGATTATTTTAGGGTTACTTATCGCCCTTAATGTGGCGGATATTGTCCATTGGATTGAGCATTTAGTGGGTAAAACACTCTTTGAACCTAGTATTTATCCCATTTCAGAAATCCCGTCGATAGTTCTCTTCTCAGATGTGGCAACGATTGCTGGTATTGCTTTCTTATTAGCAAGCTTAGCCACACTCTATCCTGCTTGGAAAGCATCAAGAACGCAACCCGCGGAGGCGTTACGCTATGAGTAAATTATTATCCTCGCCACTTTCAGTGGCATCATCTGCTTCAAATGAGATCGTGCTTGATGTAGAGAAGATCTCAAAAGTCTTTATTGATCAGAAAGAGGAGATTGCGATCTTTAAAGATTTGAGTTTTCAAATTCATAAAGGGGATCGTATTGCGATTGTCGGCGCTTCGGGTGCGGGTAAGAGTACTTTGATGCACGTGATCTCAGGGCTTGATAAACCTACAAGCGGTGAAATCTATCTTAACGGACACCATTTTAACCGGGAATCTGAAGCGAAGCGGGGCTATCTGCGTAATGAGTATTTGGGTTTTATCTACCAATTTCACCATCTATTGCCGGAGTTTACGGCGCTTGATAATGTGGCATTGCCCCTAGTGATTGGTGGCGGTCATATTCAGGCGGCAAGAGCGGAAGCTGAAGTGTTATTAGGACGAGTAGGGCTTTCTCACCGTTTAAGTCATCGCCCGGGTAAACTCTCCGGTGGTGAGCGGCAACGGGTTGCCATTGCGCGGGCTTTAGTGACTAAGCCGGCGGCAGTACTTGCAGATGAACCGACGGGGAATTTAGATGAAGATAATGCCCATGCGATTTTTGATCTGATGTGTGAAATTAATGATGAGGTAGGAACGGCCTTGATTGTTGTTACGCACGATCTATCGCTTGCACGAAAAATGGATCAGTGTTGGCAATTAAAGGATCTACAGCTTAATCCCATTACGGGTTTTTAAGGCAATTGGATATCTATTCACCAATGTTGATATGGCTAGATTGATATAGCGAGATTGATATTGTTTGAACGATATGGCACGTTATTATTCATGATTTATGATGAATCCTTTATTGGATAATTGATTAAGGAAAAAAGATGGAGTGGATCACACAGTTTATAGATATTTTTCTGCATATTGATCGCTATCTTGAAGTGATTGTTGCGGAATATGGGTATTGGATCTACGCTATCTTAATCTTAGTGGTATTCTGCGAAACGGGGCTCGTTGTCACGCCATTTTTACCAGGAGATTCGTTACTTTTTGCGGCCGGGGCACTTGCGGCGATTGGTGCTATGAACATTTGGATATTATGGGGAACGTTACTGATTGCGGCGATTCTCGGTGATGCGGTTAATTATCAAATCGGCAAACACCTGGGGGTTAAGCCTTTTAAACCTGATGCAAAGATTTTTAAGCTCAAATATCTTGAAAAAACGGAAGCCTTTTATGAACGGCATGGGGGTAAAACGATTATTTTGGCGCGTTTTATCCCGATAGTGAGAACCTTTGCCCCCTTTGTTGCGGGTGCAAGTCAGATGTGTTATCGTCGATTTGGCTTTTATAATGTGACGGGAGCCTTGCTTTGGACAACGAGTATGTTAGGCGCAGGTTTCTTCTTCGGCACTATGCCGGTTGTGAAAGAGAATTTCTCATTAGTGGTGATTGGTATTGTGATCATCTCGGCACTGCCTATTGGAATTGAAATTTTAAAGGCAATGTGGGCGCGTTCAAGAAATAAAGTTGCACGAAAAGATAATAAAGCATAAACTTTCCGCTAATATAGATTTTCTATACAGATTTTTTATACAATTTTCTTTTCGCCCTTTTTGAGTTATGTGCAAGTTTAAAATTAAAAGACTTGTTGAGAAAAGGCTGTTCGGGCATCTGTATCGCCCTCTTATCACCCATTATTGATCTATCAGATTCTAACGTCGTTTAGAACCCTTTTTATATATTTAATAAATATCTACCATCAATCTATGAATCTAACAGAATTAAAACAGAAAACCGCGCAAGAGCTCGTTGATATTGCTGAAGCTATGGATATCCAAGGGTTAATGCGTGCTAAAAAGCATGAATTAATTTTCGCTATTTTACAAGCACAAGCTGAGAAAGGGGGCGAGGTCATCGGTGATGGCGTGCTTGAAGTCCTCAATGATGGCTATGGTTTTCTACGGGGCGTAGATAGCTCTTTCTTAGCAGGTCCTGATGATGTGTATATCAGCCCCTCACAAATCCGCCGTTTTAATCTTCGTACCGGCGATACTGTTTCCGGTGTCATTCGTGCGCCGAAAGATAATGAAAAATATTTTGCGCTCGTGAAGGTCAATGAGATCAACTATGAGCCGGTAAGTCAAAATCGCCGGAAAATTGCGTTTGAAAATTTAACACCGATCCATCCGGATCAACCACTCAAAATGGAACTTGGGAATGGTTCTAGTGAAGATATTACCGCAAGAATGATCGATATCGTTGCACCGATTGGTAAGGGGCAACGAAGCATGATTGTGGCGCCGCCGAAAGCGGGTAAAACCATTATGATGCAAAATATCGCCCAATCAATTGCGATTAATCATCCTGAAGCCTATCTGATGGTTCTTTTGATTGATGAGCGTCCTGAAGAAGTCACAGAGATGCAACGTCTTGTTAAAGGGGATGTGGTCGCTTCAACCTTTGATGAGCCGGCACTTCGGCATGTTCAAGTAGCCGAAATGGTGATTGAAAAAGCGCGCCGCTTGGTGGAACATGGTCGCGATGTGGTGATCCTACTTGATTCGATGACCCGTCTAGCAAGAGCTTACAATACAGTTGTACCTTCTTCAGGAAAAGTATTATCAGGAGGGGTAGATGCGAATGCGCTTCACCGGCCTAAGCGTTTCTTTGGTGCCGCGCGAAATATTGAAAATGGCGGAAGCCTAACGATTATTGCTACGGCGATGATTGATACAGGTTCGAAGATGGATGAAGTGATCTTTGAAGAATTTAAAGGAACGGGTAACTCGGAGATTCAACTTGATCGCCGTATTGCTGAGAAACGGATCTTCCCGGCGATTAATGTCAATCGTTCAGGAACCCGTCGTGAAGAGCTCTTGATGAATCCTGAAGAGCTACAAAAAATGTGGATTTTACGCAAATTAATTCATCCGATGGATGAGATTGAAGCGGCTGAATTTGTGCTTGATCGAATGAAAGAGACAAAGACAAATGCTGAATTCTTCCAAATGATGAAAGGCTAAGATATCCCGCTCAAAAAGGGTAGACAGTTGCCTGATATTGAGCTGACAAAATCTTAAAAATTTGCAAAGAGTGGGGGATTGCAGTAAAATTCCCCTCTTGATTATTTTTTAAATACATTAAGCTGAAGGTTGACGAATCTTTCCGGCGTATTTAAAGAGTAGCTTCATAACATTAATTAATGGATAAACTAACTATGTCAAAAGAAAATCAAATTAACTATCGCCCTGTTGTGTTCCAAGATGCATCAAGCGATTTTGCAATTTTAACGCGTTCAACAATCAAAACTAAAGATACAATCAAATGGGAAGATGGTAACGAGTACCCATTAGTGCGTATGGAAGTGACTTCTGCATCACACCCATTCTTCACAGGTCAACAAAATATTCTTGACGCTGAAGGTCGTGTTGATCGCTTCCGTAAAAAATACGGTCGTTAATAGGAATTGTATTCCTCATGACTGGCAGATTGTTAATAAACAACGCAGTACTATTTTAGAGTTAGAAAGGCATCTCTTAGAGATGCTTTTTTTTCGTATCCCAAAAGTCTCAATATCCTAAAGTAACCTTGCGAATTATAGTAAATGGATTTAAGAAAAATGGTTTTTAAACAGCTATTGTGGGGTTTTAAAAGAACATAAAACCTGACTCACCAACACTTGCAAGATGCCGGATAGAACAGTTTTCTTGCCTCTATCAGCTGATGCGCCGGCATCTAAATAAGCTTATTTTGAACTGATATTACTATACAACGATTTTGACTGTTATGAGCTTTAATAAGAATAAGCAAAACGGTCATCTATTTATGTGCATAAAATAGGGAGATCATCATTATGCTTAAATCGATCATTCAACAAATGCTCTTTAAAATTGATCCTGAGAAATCACATCATCTCTCATTTTGGGGCATTCGTGCTTTGACAGCGATTCCCTTTCTAACACAGTTAGTGCTTGGCAAACAGACGGCCTCTCATGATCCGCGTTTGGCAAAGACGATTTGGGGGCTATATTTTCGTCATCCTGTAGGGCTTGCTGCCGGATTTGATAAAGATGCGAAGCTTTATGGTGCGCTAGGGAAACTTGGCTTCTCTTTTATAGAAATTGGCACGATTACACCGAAAGGACAACCAGGTAACCCCCGTAAGAGACTTTTTCGATTAGTGGAAGATCAAGCGATTATTAATCGAATGGGGTTTAATAATGATGGCGTCGATGCCGCGAAACTTCGGCTCTTAAAACGGGATCATCAGTTGATTATTGGGGGTAATATCGGGAAGAATAAAACGACCCCGAATGAAGAGGCGGTCAATGATTATCTGATCTGTTTTGAAACGCTTTTTGATGTGGTGGATTATTTTGTGGTAAATGTGAGTTCGCCCAATACCCCTGATTTGCGCGCTCTACAAGAGAAAGAGCCGTTATTGCATCTACTAAAAACCTTGCAGAATAAAAATCAAAGTTATGATCAGCCCAAACCGATTCTCTTAAAAATCGCGCCGGATCTCTCAGAAGATCAGCTTTGGGAAATCGTTGAGATTGTGTTAGAGGCTAAAATTGCCGGCATTATTGCAACCAATACGACGATTGATAGAGAAGGGTTGCAGTCAGCGGGTAGAGCGGAAACGGGTGGTTTAAGCGGGGCACCTTTAACTGCTCGCTCATTAGAAGTGATTCGGTTTTTAGCGAAAGAGA contains:
- a CDS encoding lipoprotein-releasing ABC transporter permease subunit; translated protein: MFRPLPLFIGLRYTAAKRKNNFISFISFVSIGGIALGVMTMIVVLSVMNGFQKEVAERSIAMAFHNQILNDRTGHIAEWEALIPIAKAEDNVIGGAPFIEGQGLINASGLMLPVQVYGVDPQYEAEVSPIANTITIQDDNGQLTEGTFDILSTQPFGVMISQDMANRLGVRIGDYISLITSDINVTVAGATPRMKRLKVVALFRAGVYEYDISNIFVNLKDAGILYRLPKESVTGVRLKLAEPMKARETAFYLQTKLQDRAQMQLQHQGGNEGNNAEESYSVYTWVNQFAALFKMIEIEKISMFLIMSMIVAVAVFNVVSMLVMVVTEKRSEIAILRTLGLPPRKIMAIFMVQGTFIGFFGAVIGIILGLLIALNVADIVHWIEHLVGKTLFEPSIYPISEIPSIVLFSDVATIAGIAFLLASLATLYPAWKASRTQPAEALRYE
- a CDS encoding ABC transporter ATP-binding protein, with the protein product MSKLLSSPLSVASSASNEIVLDVEKISKVFIDQKEEIAIFKDLSFQIHKGDRIAIVGASGAGKSTLMHVISGLDKPTSGEIYLNGHHFNRESEAKRGYLRNEYLGFIYQFHHLLPEFTALDNVALPLVIGGGHIQAARAEAEVLLGRVGLSHRLSHRPGKLSGGERQRVAIARALVTKPAAVLADEPTGNLDEDNAHAIFDLMCEINDEVGTALIVVTHDLSLARKMDQCWQLKDLQLNPITGF
- the rho gene encoding transcription termination factor Rho, with the protein product MNLTELKQKTAQELVDIAEAMDIQGLMRAKKHELIFAILQAQAEKGGEVIGDGVLEVLNDGYGFLRGVDSSFLAGPDDVYISPSQIRRFNLRTGDTVSGVIRAPKDNEKYFALVKVNEINYEPVSQNRRKIAFENLTPIHPDQPLKMELGNGSSEDITARMIDIVAPIGKGQRSMIVAPPKAGKTIMMQNIAQSIAINHPEAYLMVLLIDERPEEVTEMQRLVKGDVVASTFDEPALRHVQVAEMVIEKARRLVEHGRDVVILLDSMTRLARAYNTVVPSSGKVLSGGVDANALHRPKRFFGAARNIENGGSLTIIATAMIDTGSKMDEVIFEEFKGTGNSEIQLDRRIAEKRIFPAINVNRSGTRREELLMNPEELQKMWILRKLIHPMDEIEAAEFVLDRMKETKTNAEFFQMMKG
- a CDS encoding DedA family protein produces the protein MEWITQFIDIFLHIDRYLEVIVAEYGYWIYAILILVVFCETGLVVTPFLPGDSLLFAAGALAAIGAMNIWILWGTLLIAAILGDAVNYQIGKHLGVKPFKPDAKIFKLKYLEKTEAFYERHGGKTIILARFIPIVRTFAPFVAGASQMCYRRFGFYNVTGALLWTTSMLGAGFFFGTMPVVKENFSLVVIGIVIISALPIGIEILKAMWARSRNKVARKDNKA
- a CDS encoding quinone-dependent dihydroorotate dehydrogenase translates to MLKSIIQQMLFKIDPEKSHHLSFWGIRALTAIPFLTQLVLGKQTASHDPRLAKTIWGLYFRHPVGLAAGFDKDAKLYGALGKLGFSFIEIGTITPKGQPGNPRKRLFRLVEDQAIINRMGFNNDGVDAAKLRLLKRDHQLIIGGNIGKNKTTPNEEAVNDYLICFETLFDVVDYFVVNVSSPNTPDLRALQEKEPLLHLLKTLQNKNQSYDQPKPILLKIAPDLSEDQLWEIVEIVLEAKIAGIIATNTTIDREGLQSAGRAETGGLSGAPLTARSLEVIRFLAKESQGAFPIIGVGGIMSAQDALDKLDAGASLVQLYTGFIYEGPALIEEINQALLDRLEN
- a CDS encoding type B 50S ribosomal protein L31; the protein is MSKENQINYRPVVFQDASSDFAILTRSTIKTKDTIKWEDGNEYPLVRMEVTSASHPFFTGQQNILDAEGRVDRFRKKYGR